CTGAAAGTTAAGTAATTTTAAGAATACTTTTGCAAACCTGAATGGTTTTGTGCGTTTTAAATCCGCCTTGTTTTGAATTTGGAACCCAAGAAAATCatacagatttttttaaacaCCGGAACATGATATCAaccagcgtgtgtgtgtgttgtatggACTCCAACTCCAGgctcaaatgacctactcctgctcctatcttctctgTTTCTATCATTGCAATCAAGTCTCTTGCCTCATTTATTGCATTTCTAATTTGGTGTTAATTTCAGAATGTGACGCAGACACGATTAAAATCAAGGATTAACATGATTATGTGAGATGATGTGGAACGTTTCAGAGAAATAAGTGGGAGAATGGGACCTACTGGGACGCCGATGAACTCGGCATAACAAAATCTGCCGGAGAGACTcgagttgctccagcagattgtgtttagcttgagATTCCAGCGCCTGCAGACGACTGCATGTCTCCAGACGGCATAGCTCCATGTGCCGAccggcctccttctcaacagtgaGAATCAATGAGAATAAAAACCTTGAGATTATGCACAGGTACTGATCGCCAAATGCGCGAATATTGTTCCGCGCTGAGTAAAATAGATTGTGATTATCATCGGAATAATCAGATTTAAATAGCAAACCAATGTTAATGTGGTGTTTCCAGACTTTCATTTCCGCGTATGTATCATATAAAGTTACTTATTCGCAGTCTCCCGCGACAAATATATTCGCATGAGTTGTGAAGCAGAATATAATAACTGTGAAGTGTGAATGtagcaaaagaaaataattaaataaggtcAGAAAGTCACATTCTGCTTCGCAGCTCTCATTCCACTATGTGGACAACTCATTTGATTACCGCTGGTTTCTCAATTGTGCGTTTCAAAATGATTCGCTCACGTCCTTTGATTTAAGTGCAGCCGCAGCTTTAAACACGGTATTTTGCTATACATTTTTGGCTTGAATGAGCTCCGATGTTTTCAAAATTTCTCACGCGCTGTTGTGTGAGACGTCTTTCTCTGAACTAAGATATGTTCATAAAACGAACTGATCTCAAAATTTTAATCTCAAATTTTGTTCAGGTTATGATCCAATGGTGTGATCTTTGACCATGCTTTGTAAACGATGCCATGTTTGCTTGTATGATGCCTATCTACTGAAGAGCGTCCGTCTTCAACCTCGCCTATCGGACACCACCAGCAAGTCTTAAAGTAGTAACGAACAGAGAAGCCCCATACAGAATTTCACTTGCTGCTATTAAATGGTGAACAGAAATTCCTTGATGATAAACACTCCTGACCAAATCGAAGAATCGACCAAAACGAGAGACTGGAAATCTGCACTAAAAACAGCTCGATTTCATAAACACGAGCAGCGTGCCAAAGTACAACGCTGTCAATATTATTTTTATAAAGAACGTCCAATTTCACATTGACACGAAACTACCAGTGTAGACCAGAATTGAATATGTGAGGGAATAGGAGAAAATAAGTGAACGAATATCGGTCGGAATACAACCCGTGCGGATATTCAGAAAACAGAGGGTGACTTACCTCCATTGGGTCCTCGCACAGGTATATTTGTAGGTCTGCTTTGCAAGCTCTGCAGCATTGGATTTTCAAAGGACCCTGCTGCAGTCCAAGCTGAAGCCAATTGGGGCCCAACGTAAGAAGTATAAGGGCTGGGGTAAGATCCGTTAAGAGGTCTGGCCAAAGGGCTAGTGTACTGATCTCTGCCATTCAGACCGTTACTGTAGCCAGAATCTCGGACAGCTCCGTTTGAAATGGGGGGACTGGGGGAGAAAGAGAACCTGCTGGAAACCATATCATGAGATCTGCTCGAGCTGTAGGTTGAGCTTTCCGTGGCAGGCTGAGTCCATACCGAATGGTTAGTAACGGGATGACTCTGCTGGCTTGATCCGCTACCTTGGAGATAGGGGATAGTCTGGATCATGGAGCTAACCCTGGTGGTAGGAACATAGACGGGAGAACTTGTGCTGGAGTGCATGAAGTTGTTAGGAACATCGTGTGGGAAGGTACTCGGACACTGCACGGAAGCCACAGGCAAACCTTGGTACATTTCAATCGATGGATGTGCGACAAATTCCCTTTTTATTCCTCTGGGCAGAAAGAGTTTGCCTGTTTGATCCAGATCCGTGATGAAGTTGGCAAGTTCTTGCGAAGTATGCCCAAAAGGAATGCAAGCGTCTACTGGCCTCCGCTGAAGGAGCTGGTTCCTGTCAGTGTCCAGAACGGGAACCGAAGATTCCGCCAACCTCAGGCCTTCTTCTGATCCCGAGCTGCCCTCTCCTCCACTGTGGTGTCGACCCACAAACTTCAGGTAAGGCTGATCAGGGGGCGAGTTTAAGCCGTTTGATGCGAGGTGCTTTGACCAGTCGGGTTCATTCGGGTCCATCCAGGTTCCGAGAAGTCCAAACGCCAAAGTGCAGTCCTGAAGAATGGCCCAAACAAATGAACTGTAAATATAAAAgctaaatgagagagagagagacagacagagagagagagagagagaggggggggaagaaatgtacTCAGCAAGACAACCATTCTTCAGTTCGTTGTTAATTAAATTAACTCCAGCCTACTGTCTGTTTCGCCCAGTCAAACGGGACAATTGTATCGTACATCTAAAGATATCTTGCAAAacaaacccaacaaaaaaattctgAGTGTTCTTTTTTACTACAATGCAATTTGATAAAATAGTTGAAGGTCTGAAGAATCATTGATAACcgttctctgctgtaggtcacctgAGGCCTATCTCCGTTGATCACTTGTTTGTGGTTCAGCCGAAAGATCCCGAGTGCATGTTATTCAATTGATCTAAAAATTACGTCCTAACGCTGACCATAAAATATGTACTTTCGATAGGCCCAGTGAACAACCACTGCCGGTCGAAATCGGAACAAAACTGGCCGCGCACATGGATTCCTTATAAACTGACAATTTGCCCTCACCTATTAAAAAGTGAAGTGACTTTAAAATTCAACAGTGAAAAGTGAACACCCCATCAAGGAAACGGAGAATGcgtgagagggaagggggagagacagacagacaggcagaGCGTgcgaaggagagagaggaaatagatGGACAAAGTATTCATAGAATCTACCTTTTACCTACCTGGTTCACGGGCATGGGTTTTTATACGATACCAATCCAAGCCATCGCAAACTCTCCCCTTACATTTTAGGTTGAAGTGGTTCAGCATTTCTGCCGAACTGAGTTCGCAAGACAAGCGTGTGACGAAACATGCCGCCGCCTCGGCTCTGCCGTATAAagacgttccccccccccccccccccccaaacgcaACGCTATTTGAAGACTTCGATTTTAAAACTAACATTCATACACTGACTACACCAAAAACGAACTTAGAATCCCCGGTAACAACCAAGCGGTTCGACAGTGCCAGCATGTAATTTGCAAATTAGGAAGTAATTAAATTTCCCAAAGTAGCGAAAACGCGGAGGTTTCGAAAGATAAGTTGGTCAGAAATCACAGAAACCACACATCAATACAGATTGCCCCAAAACGAACAGTAAGTAATATGTCTTAGTTACGCCAGGCTGGAGTAAGATAATTCAGAGATAAGAAATATAATAGATAAGAGCTAAAGGCACGATAAATAACCACAAAATCATCCAGTACTATCTCAGCCGTCATGCTATACTCGGAACAGACCGTCGAGCATCTGAAACAAGGAGTGTGGAAAGTAAGGTGCCGACCTAATTAATGGTAGTTTGCCATCAGGTGTTTGGAGAAGTCCAGTGTTTCTTAGGACCAGTATGTCCAGGTGCTGGGCGGTAGAGTGCgtgtctctgctctctgctgAGCTATTTGAGAGGAGGCAGCGCCTTGAACACAATTCACTGGAAAACTGGAGATCCTGATTGGATTCACACGGCGGTGACTTAAATGCGGACTCTGCAGCGCCTCCACAGCGGTGCCAGCCCTAACATACAGCATGACCCCAGCAAAACTGGCCCACAGAAAGACCGAAGTTCTCTCGTTTAGATCTCTAGCCTCGCAGATAGTTAGAGACGGGAAGACTGAAGCAATCGGAGACAAGATGCCAGATACAAAGAGATAACTAGGGTTAGAATGTGAAAATGATTGAGTGGAGAGGGGACAGCGAAGCCTTTGAACTCCGGCGTTAACCCGCTAACTGAAACCACAACCGACTACATTCAAGGACAGGAATGTGACACCGACCTTAAACTCGtagacattttaaaattaaagacgTGCATGCATTATAATGCCTTGTTGTAAGTCAACCAATAGACAAGACTGATGAACATTCGCTGCACCTGTCTTGTGACGATCAGTATATATTTTAGGCGTTAATTGTATGGAACGAATACACTGGAAGGGTTAGTATGCAAAGTTAGATGGACACCAGCCGAACCACGATTTTGCCTGCGTTATCTTTCCCTGCAGTGACAGGAGAAACCTTGCCcagttgaaaggaaaaaaaatggttgctcTGAACTGAGGTCAGGTGCGCAGTTTAATTTTCTTTCCAATCCGGCGGGAGTGCCCAGGTTTCCAGCGATATTCGCTGCACAGGGACCTGTAAAAACAAGGATTAAAATGAAAGCGCATATTTAAAGAAATGCGGTTTCACAAAAAGGCTTCCGCTGCAAGTGTTTTAACTGGGTTTTTCATGTAATTTCTCCTGCTGTACATTTGCATCGAACCAGGGTCGGTAGCGAGCGCAGGCGACTGAAGAAACGCGGGCGTTGAACAGCTAACCATAAAGCGCGACCACGACACTGTACCAATGCAGACATAATTTCTGTATGCACGTATCCTTCAAAGTGTAAAACAAGAGTTTTATTCCAATCATTCAAAGCATTGTCCTACAAGAACCTTTCGTCGTCGTGTTTCCCCATTTGTAACAACTCAGGCGTATTAAAAGCAACAATTCTGCTATCTCCATTTCCCGCTTGCATATCTAACAAAGAACCCGATCCCCGATCGATATTGCCGTTACTCTTTAAGAAATATCGATATTCGAGCGCCACCATATCTCTGACAATGTGGGTATTTAATTCTGACACTTTTAAGTGGCTTGCAGTGCGGTTACCATGATCCAACAGCCGAGACATGCGTTTGATTTCGTTATCAGTTTTGTAAAATCCTACATACAATACTGCGAAGGAGTTAAAATTCTTTTTGTATCGCTGTTTGTGACATAAGAAGAGCTTATTAATTAATAGACCGTCGTCCTGTTGATTTGTCTACGACTGGATTCGAATCATTTGTAAACGTCTATCGCTTTAGCTAAACCATCTCGGCGTCAGGGTCCTGACACCTTCCATTCACTTGCCAGGGATCCTTCTTTGAACCTTAAAAGTAAGTGATAATTTATTCCCTGGATTCGTTACCCAAACTGCACAACGGACAAAGTGCAAATTGAAATAAACAATCAGTCAAATAATCACCCGAGTGACTTTTAAGCTGTGGAATGACAATATAATGAAATTGACTTTTGTCTGCTTAGTGAGAATGGAAATAGAACAGACCCTCCCTATATGTTTATGGTATGTAAATACCTCAACGTTTTACATATTAACAGATAAAATTCGCGTCACCATTGAAAACAGAAAACGATAAAAGTTCATCCAAGAATTCACTATCAAGAAAGAATAATAGAGGGCATTTGTTGGAAATATATATTAGGAATCTCATATGTGATACATATGATACGAGAAAGTGTTTACAATGAATGTATGTGTTCACATAATACGAACACACGAGTTTTGGAGGTTCCATAACAGTTGATCATAAACACCTCAACGATGCACTTGACTTGCATAAAGAGGCCATTTTCTGTGAAATATCATGCACCGGGGCAGTTTGTCCTAGATAATTCCTCTATCATCGCTTAAGTAGCCATATCCTATAGCCACGCTTTTCTGATTTTGTTCTGTGGATAAATTGATTTCTAGCATAGAGTTTCGAGTCTGCTTGATTTTGGAAAAGGTTAGTGCAGGATAACAAATAATTGCATGATCTGGAAAGTGGGAATACGATTTTTGTCGGTTGAATTCTGATTGTTTTGCGTGGTCGAGGATTAAAAGTATTTCCCCGGGTTATTGTTGCGCAGAAGAGCAAGGCTGAGAATTTCCACTCAGTTGATGTGACTGGCTCTTTCCTGCAATGGATGACGGCTATGCTTGCTTCCAGCGTGTGGAGATTGTTACGCTGCCGCGGTCAGCAGAAGAATGATGAGGTGGCGAACTAAACAGAACAAGCGGTGTGTGTTCTCCTCTGATAGCAGTGGCATACAGGAATGAGTGCTGGACGCCGGTCTGTCTTCGCATCCGAGCGCAGGCGACAAGGAAGGGAAAAAAATCTACATCCACATTCTCATAATCATTTACAATCGGCTTTTTACTATAATACATTACACAAATTGTGCTGGCTACAGGCTTCTGATCAACTTGCcatttgtgtttgatgtttttcaattaatttttaaaaattttatttgtcataaacaaataaaatgtgCTTCCTTGTGCAGACGAATGCCttttaatgtgatttttttaatatgcAAAAGGGTGTTTGCAGCTTCGATAGGATAGTCATTTATATCGACTTTCAGGCTACGACACTATCAACTATCGTGAGAAATCAGTTCGAAAATCAATCGTTCTACAATTGATTTATGTTGCTGTGAATTTCCACGAAGAATCGAAAAATCAACAGCATTTGCATTTTTCAGTGCTCCGTCTGGTTCCTTGAGATTGAAGCCAAACTAAGTACAAATGTTGAAACCAACTATCTAATTATAATTAGTGAAAGCGAATGCTTTATCGAATTTTAGTTTGTCATTTTATGCCGGCGATCACGCTGCAAATGGTTTGTTCGGAATGTTTCTATTGGGGCGTGCGCGGCTatcttttaaaaatgatttatGAGGAATCTTTTCAAATTTGCTAAACTTTATAGAGGGTAAATTGGAAAGATGCCCCAGCCCTTATATACATCCAAGAAAACACCTAGTTTTGTGTTGAAAACGATATATATTTGGTGCAACCCTTGATTTAAAATGAATGGTGCTTAGAGCGCTGCACGCAAGGTTTTGATCTACAATCACACTATTTATACCATTATAGTTGTATGCTATTAAAATTGGGTTTTTTTGTGTGAAGTACCTGCTTTGggtcagcaagtaagaatttcaatgcatataTACGTTGAACAATGTAAAAGACAATCAACTCATTCTCGTTATCATTTAAGCTTTCAGTAAGATAGGGACTGCCTCGTACTTAGAGTATGGTAACGTGATTAGAAGTCATAAATATTCTTGTGGATTTAGAAAGAGAACTGATCACACACGTCTCCACCAATATCTCAAGTAGCGAACTGAAGATATTTTACTCATCTATCAGATCAAACATTGGTCGTTTCCTTTCGAAATTATAGAAGGTTGTACAAGGTATAAACAATTCAACCTTTGTTTGGTTCCGTCTACGTGAATAAACGTAACTGCCTCAAATGCAAGTCATTGTATATGTTGACATTTTGATCCTGGCTATGATGTTTTAATTAGAAACGCAATAAAATATCAAGTCAACATTTGCAATAGATAAATGTTGCCTGTGGTAGATGAACATTAAAAAATGAGAAAGATATTCCACTTTCTGAAAGCCACTTGATGAACTTTTACAGTCGAGATATATAGTTTAGTGCCTTTAAAGTCGTCATTTGGGATCTTGGTGCATTCTGCAACTGACGGTGttgcatttgttgtttctttCCCGACTGAAGATTAATATCCTGAACGTAGAACTAATTTATTCCTATTCGACTATTGATTCGTGCACTAGATTCCACTTTCAAGGGCTGAAACTGTGGATTATTTCAGTCACCAGTTCCATTGGAGATCTACCTGGTCTGCAGGTCACGTGGTAGATCAGctcctcattttttttcctccatggGTGACGTTGGTCCTTAAAAGAAAAATAGGGAAACATTTCTACATCTCTTCTCAGCTCTTCGTCTATCGACTGCCCTTCCCATTCCCCGATCCCTCTATTTAGGCGATTCAACTATTTGAGACTTGAAGTGAGAAGTAGTCACATTAGACAAATTCTGGGAAAGATGCACCAATGGGAACTTACTTTCTAGTAATCAAGGGATAATTACTATTTGCGCGGTACTTCTATTGAAACCAAACACCAAAGAATTCAATTGTAACTCATTGTCACTGCTTCCTTGCAAGTATTTTTACCCAGATCACATCTTTGATCATCTCACTTGCTGAGTGGCCCAAGTACAATACTTTCTGTTTTAGTTCAAATGTCAGGCATTGGCAGCTTTACTCTTCGTGGTGCTGTTGTCATTTACAAACAAAACCTATGTAAGGATGTTCAAGATTCCTCATCTGAATAGCTGGTGGCATAAGTGACTGCCGATGCTGGAATCTCGGACAAACAATAAATGGCTGGAAAAACTCCGcgggtcagtcagcatctgtggaggcaaagagaGTAGGCTCTCGACTCGAAGCCCAACCAATACCTGGtatatattttaacatttaagagtgtAAAATCAAATATTCGTAATCGGATGGGATTGATATCGTTTCAGGGTTGACACGCACTTCGCTCTGAAGCAGGTTGGCGGTTCTTTCTGTCATGGTTGTTTAAAGAGGCTGGAATTATTCGATGCTCATTCCACAGGTGAGGGGAACGGATGCCTCGATAAAGTCAAGCTGACATCGGAATAATCATATTAACATAATCCATAACCACAATATGTTAATTTTACCGTTTCGTTAAATATGGACATTGTAACCAACCCTTTTTATTTTGGCGTGGAAGGGTTTAAAGAGGGACAACACTGAGACCGATGGAAAAGCGCTATATTGTCATTAGTGTTCAATGAGAAGCTGCGATATCTAATAATTCCGACATTTCCGCAGGTATCAGATGTTCGTTGCTTTAAAATCAATCCTGCGAACATTATTTACTCTTAGATTTCATCGGGGAAAGTAGATGGGGGTACAGGTGTTTTACGTGGCTGAACGGTGAATGAGGTCATTGTCACAAAGTAACATGTGGCAAAGTCTCCTTTCAGGCCACTGCGGATAGGCTCAAATCACAGTATATATTTCTCATCCCGGTAAAATTCCCAAGACGTTCTAACCCAGGTTTTTGCAGTTACATTGGCTCGGTGCGAGGAGGTGTGTTAAGGTCTTATGTTTAAAATCTGCTCTCCATCCTCAGATGTCACATCATGCGAAAATTTTGACTTAATCCAAATATATCCAAGTAAACGGAATATCGTATCTTCCCATGTTTTGCGGAAGGTAAACAAGGAGAACGAACAAGATAGAGCTGGCGCTCGCACTGTCATAGGGTCATCTTATCTTTCCATTATTCCCAATCCAGATATAAACCAAACAGCTAGTGCTTTCTTCTTCGGTACAAAATAATCCTTTAAACGGACCTCTCTTTTGATCCTGTGTCTCAATGTTACGCTAAGTACATTCCTATCTGACTGACAGA
Above is a genomic segment from Narcine bancroftii isolate sNarBan1 chromosome 2, sNarBan1.hap1, whole genome shotgun sequence containing:
- the LOC138755321 gene encoding GATA-binding factor 6-B-like isoform X2, translated to MPVNQDCTLAFGLLGTWMDPNEPDWSKHLASNGLNSPPDQPYLKFVGRHHSGGEGSSGSEEGLRLAESSVPVLDTDRNQLLQRRPVDACIPFGHTSQELANFITDLDQTGKLFLPRGIKREFVAHPSIEMYQGLPVASVQCPSTFPHDVPNNFMHSSTSSPVYVPTTRVSSMIQTIPYLQGSGSSQQSHPVTNHSVWTQPATESSTYSSSRSHDMVSSRFSFSPSPPISNGAVRDSGYSNGLNGRDQYTSPLARPLNGSYPSPYTSYVGPQLASAWTAAGSFENPMLQSLQSRPTNIPVRGPNGELLEELSEARECVNCGSMSTPLWRRDGTGHYLCNACGLYHKMNGLSRPLIKPQKRMVSGLCNPASPIQTQQSSTRRIGLACANCHTSTTTLWRRNAEGEPVCNACGLYMKLHGVPRPLAMKKEGIQTRKRKPKNLNKSKSTSSTSNTVTMTPSSSSSSRSNQEEIPRVKSCSPSDQQTTVATSGDYQPFQQAMWTDEEQLHGVR
- the LOC138755321 gene encoding GATA-binding factor 6-B-like isoform X4 produces the protein MDPNEPDWSKHLASNGLNSPPDQPYLKFVGRHHSGGEGSSGSEEGLRLAESSVPVLDTDRNQLLQRRPVDACIPFGHTSQELANFITDLDQTGKLFLPRGIKREFVAHPSIEMYQGLPVASVQCPSTFPHDVPNNFMHSSTSSPVYVPTTRVSSMIQTIPYLQGSGSSQQSHPVTNHSVWTQPATESSTYSSSRSHDMVSSRFSFSPSPPISNGAVRDSGYSNGLNGRDQYTSPLARPLNGSYPSPYTSYVGPQLASAWTAAGSFENPMLQSLQSRPTNIPVRGPNGELLEELSEARECVNCGSMSTPLWRRDGTGHYLCNACGLYHKMNGLSRPLIKPQKRMVSGLCNPASPIQTQQSSTRRIGLACANCHTSTTTLWRRNAEGEPVCNACGLYMKLHGVPRPLAMKKEGIQTRKRKPKNLNKSKSTSSTSNTVTMTPSSSSSSRSNQEEIPRVKSCSPSDQQTTVATSGDYQPFQQAMWTDEEQLHGVR
- the LOC138755321 gene encoding GATA-binding factor 6-B-like isoform X3; translated protein: MPVNQVGKSSFVWAILQDCTLAFGLLGTWMDPNEPDWSKHLASNGLNSPPDQPYLKFVGRHHSGGEGSSGSEEGLRLAESSVPVLDTDRNQLLQRRPVDACIPFGHTSQELANFITDLDQTGKLFLPRGIKREFVAHPSIEMYQGLPVASVQCPSTFPHDVPNNFMHSSTSSPVYVPTTRVSSMIQTIPYLQGSGSSQQSHPVTNHSVWTQPATESSTYSSSRSHDMVSSRFSFSPSPPISNGAVRDSGYSNGLNGRDQYTSPLARPLNGSYPSPYTSYVGPQLASAWTAAGSFENPMLQSLQSRPTNIPVRGPNGELLEELSEARECVNCGSMSTPLWRRDGTGHYLCNACGLYHKMNGLSRPLIKPQKRMSSTRRIGLACANCHTSTTTLWRRNAEGEPVCNACGLYMKLHGVPRPLAMKKEGIQTRKRKPKNLNKSKSTSSTSNTVTMTPSSSSSSRSNQEEIPRVKSCSPSDQQTTVATSGDYQPFQQAMWTDEEQLHGVR
- the LOC138755321 gene encoding GATA-binding factor 6-B-like isoform X1 produces the protein MPVNQVGKSSFVWAILQDCTLAFGLLGTWMDPNEPDWSKHLASNGLNSPPDQPYLKFVGRHHSGGEGSSGSEEGLRLAESSVPVLDTDRNQLLQRRPVDACIPFGHTSQELANFITDLDQTGKLFLPRGIKREFVAHPSIEMYQGLPVASVQCPSTFPHDVPNNFMHSSTSSPVYVPTTRVSSMIQTIPYLQGSGSSQQSHPVTNHSVWTQPATESSTYSSSRSHDMVSSRFSFSPSPPISNGAVRDSGYSNGLNGRDQYTSPLARPLNGSYPSPYTSYVGPQLASAWTAAGSFENPMLQSLQSRPTNIPVRGPNGELLEELSEARECVNCGSMSTPLWRRDGTGHYLCNACGLYHKMNGLSRPLIKPQKRMVSGLCNPASPIQTQQSSTRRIGLACANCHTSTTTLWRRNAEGEPVCNACGLYMKLHGVPRPLAMKKEGIQTRKRKPKNLNKSKSTSSTSNTVTMTPSSSSSSRSNQEEIPRVKSCSPSDQQTTVATSGDYQPFQQAMWTDEEQLHGVR